The Arachis ipaensis cultivar K30076 chromosome B07, Araip1.1, whole genome shotgun sequence genome includes a window with the following:
- the LOC107608763 gene encoding DNA-directed RNA polymerase III subunit RPC8 isoform X2, producing the protein MFYLSKIEHTLPLPAPQLSRPIREAIHTELEKLFLDKVIANLGLCVSVYDIKSIEGGFIYPGDGAPTYTVVFNLIMFRPFVGEIMTAKLLSSDADGLRLSLGFFDDIYVPLQHLPSPNEFKAESKNSTKGTWYWKYEEQSYPVDDSDMIKFRIQNVTYPSIPVEQPKESKPFAPMLVTIFEKVTYGSIYFVGINRS; encoded by the exons ATGTTCTATCTAAGCAAGATTGAACACACATTGCCATTGCCTGCTCCTCAGCTAAGTCGTCCAATTCGAGAAGCTATACACACTGAACTTGAGAAGCTTTTCTTGGATAAG GTTATTGCAAACTTGGGCCTCTGCGTATCTGTTTATGATATAAAATCCATTGAGGGTGGATTTATTTACCCCGGAGATGGTGCTCCAACCTATACG GTAGTGTTCAATTTGATTATGTTTCGTCCATTTGTTGGGGAGATTATGACTGCAAAGCTTCTTTCGTCTGATGCTGATGGCTTAAGAT TATCACTTGGATTCTTTGATGACATTTATGTTCCCCTACAGCACCTACCCAGCCCAAATGAGTTTAAGGCTGAATCAAAAAATAG CACAAAAGGAACATGGTATTGGAAATATGAGGAGCAGTCATATCCTGTTGATGATAGTGATATG ATCAAGTTCCGCATTCAAAATGTGACTTATCCTTCAATCCCAGTTGAACAACCAAAAGAGTCAAAGCCTTTTGCCCCTATGCTGGTCACT ATTTTTGAAAAGGTGACTTATGGCAGCATCTATTTTGTAGGGATCAATAGATCATGA
- the LOC107608763 gene encoding DNA-directed RNA polymerase III subunit RPC8 isoform X1, with protein MFYLSKIEHTLPLPAPQLSRPIREAIHTELEKLFLDKVIANLGLCVSVYDIKSIEGGFIYPGDGAPTYTVVFNLIMFRPFVGEIMTAKLLSSDADGLRLSLGFFDDIYVPLQHLPSPNEFKAESKNSTKGTWYWKYEEQSYPVDDSDMIKFRIQNVTYPSIPVEQPKESKPFAPMLVTGSIDHDGLGPVSWWPGQEEDAEEEEEEETAAEE; from the exons ATGTTCTATCTAAGCAAGATTGAACACACATTGCCATTGCCTGCTCCTCAGCTAAGTCGTCCAATTCGAGAAGCTATACACACTGAACTTGAGAAGCTTTTCTTGGATAAG GTTATTGCAAACTTGGGCCTCTGCGTATCTGTTTATGATATAAAATCCATTGAGGGTGGATTTATTTACCCCGGAGATGGTGCTCCAACCTATACG GTAGTGTTCAATTTGATTATGTTTCGTCCATTTGTTGGGGAGATTATGACTGCAAAGCTTCTTTCGTCTGATGCTGATGGCTTAAGAT TATCACTTGGATTCTTTGATGACATTTATGTTCCCCTACAGCACCTACCCAGCCCAAATGAGTTTAAGGCTGAATCAAAAAATAG CACAAAAGGAACATGGTATTGGAAATATGAGGAGCAGTCATATCCTGTTGATGATAGTGATATG ATCAAGTTCCGCATTCAAAATGTGACTTATCCTTCAATCCCAGTTGAACAACCAAAAGAGTCAAAGCCTTTTGCCCCTATGCTGGTCACT GGATCAATAGATCATGACGGACTGGGCCCTGTTTCTTGGTGGCCTGGGCAAGAAGAGGATgcggaagaggaggaggaggaggagacagCGGCAGAGGAGTAA
- the LOC107606972 gene encoding trafficking protein particle complex subunit 11-like codes for MEEYPEELRTPPVTLAAIVGCPELHPLISTHFLSAQPPINTLALPDLSKIYLFERKPKDSNAEVPPPPPTVVGGILKKDWLLKHRTKVPAVLGAVFRAEHVFGDPAQWLNVCSDLDSIKAVIRGRNIKLAVVIIHTGADEITEDRMIALRKRADVDAKYVIMLNPNDNSDLNQSLDRMANAFYGLATTYYREEGRRVKQRIEKKNVNSVELIVRYCFKVAVYAEFRSDWPEALKFYEEGYHTLREIVGVTTRLPATQRLVEIKYVSEQLNFKICTLLLHSGKVTESVAWFRQHKNAYKRLVGTPEAIFLHWDWMSRQYLVFGELLETSSKTAQIFPPITLGSASKPLSEWEFHPAYYYQVRTSLLLPNFCYAANMFRKENAYTSFRLYL; via the exons ATGGAAGAATATCCAGAAGAGTTGCGAACTCCGCCGGTGACGCTGGCGGCGATTGTGGGTTGTCCGGAGCTCCACCCTCTGATCTCAACTCACTTTCTCTCCGCTCAGCCGCCAATCAACACCCTCGCCCTCCCTGACCTCTCCAAGATCTACCTCTTCGAACGCAAGCCCAAGGATTCCAACGCCGAAGTACCGCCACCGCCTCCTACGGTTGTCGGTGGGATCCTCAAGAAGGACTGGCTCCTCAAGCACCGGACGAAAGTTCCGGCCGTCCTCGGTGCTGTGTTCAGGGCGGAGCACGTGTTTGGTGACCCTGCTCAGTGGCTCAATGTCTGCTCCGATCTCGATTCCATCAA GGCTGTGATTCGTGGGAGGAACATCAAGTTGGCTGTTGTAATTATCCACACTGGTGCAG ATGAGATCACTGAGGATAGAATGATTGCCCTACGAAAGCGAGCAGATGTAGATGCTAAATATGTAATTATGTTAAACCCAAATGACAACTCAGATCTCAATCAGTCACTTGACAG GATGGCAAATGCGTTTTATGGATTAGCCACTACGTATTAccgagaagaaggaagaagggttAAACAGAGGATAGAAAAGAAGAATGTTAACTCGGTTGAGTTGATTGTTCGCTACTGCTTCAAA GTTGCTGTATATGCAGAATTCCGAAGTGACTGGCCCGAAGCGCTGAAATTTTATGAGGAGGGATATCATACACTGCGAGAG ATTGTTGGGGTGACAACAAGGTTACCTGCAACACAACGGTTGGTTGAGATAAAATATGTTTCTGAACAGTTGAATTTCAAGATATGCACCTTACTACTACATAGTGGGAAGGTCACAGAATCAGTGGCATGGTTTCGTCAGCACAAGAATGCATACAAAAGGCTTGTTGGTACTCCAGAAGCTATATTTCTTCACTGGGACTGGATGAGTAGGCAGTATTTGGTATTTGGTGAATTGTTGGAGACAAGTTCAAAAACCGCTCAAATATTTCCTCCTATTACTCTAGGTTCTGCTTCTAAACCCCTGTCTGAGTGGGAATTTCATCCAGCCTATTACTACCAAGTGAGAACTTCTCTTTTGCTACCTAACTTTTGTTATGCTGCTAACATGTTTAGGAAAGAAAATGCCTACACCAGTTTTAGGTTGTATTTGTAA